The proteins below are encoded in one region of Oreochromis niloticus isolate F11D_XX linkage group LG6, O_niloticus_UMD_NMBU, whole genome shotgun sequence:
- the radil gene encoding ras-associating and dilute domain-containing protein isoform X5, which translates to MFYGSSSGASMSLPSKSRLKRQSRTFTQVLYRTLSYRDRVPTDTGTNTRGDRRSTTEPPERPADDPAELSTQSSAPGVLKIFGDEICAGANYKSVLATPRSSAQELVKEALERYSLNKDAAHSYVLCDVIGRFEGGGVIGGGGGGGWRTECLRALGDNEKPLLLQELWKPREGHARRFELRRRAEVEELNAKEKDTITADINAQARKLQRNRAKGTLTLPRSSNSSFCRSLSETSLNQLGLGEEPKRYYSTLPGPLRGREREGTSSSRRKEEGSQGGGGGGVKHSLYQSPHLLLLQGFNRQDCLVYLLNREQHTVGQETPSARPNICLFSPDILPLHCRLRRVPAPRRHASNNNKGEEQGESQRFCVAVEPVLNATVLVNFSRCERSTTLRHGDLLSFGAHYIFLYKDPTGSKPLPAQTLARLRTLGQLYDAGAEEGEGGAQTCKMCGSVLKDRAAQVSSAPAVRRGFKPHLVKPRSVGTSTGGPLTVSGGDGGGRGAGAGQKRRLQLEFDQAHEDQLLNRIVSLIEPGGDDHKLTPAYLLCMCIQHSASTFPPGSFGKLLLKIVRRIQSIAWEKTKELAQKQAQHQDPASLSLLSISDLVPDLQTIFFWMSNSIEILYFIQQRAPAYTHSIETLQGSKESLLSATISANEEAMTILEEVIMYTFQQCVYYITKALYVVLPGLLDCNPFPVDSSEPCWKGGVGFPEPVRRVLQVFQSAQELLQGYQVHPEIQAQMFAYLFFFSNVSLFNQLMDKGPSRGWFQRSKVLQIQACLRMVMEWASRSGLGHLAEKFFTKLNSTVSILATPPQQLTQLGWRALSSEHPTLKPVQLHRILTQYQLTAEIGPVPIWQPSSEDEPYIYRTVDLLESFENHPPIVLPSSGFRVDLDSECVEDSIYRQLLYIRHYLWGLRTKTQTHTNTPSVQTHSNGTNTADWPEVQRELLPPSHSSPRSGGPGDDGPGEPGEERGRDRPSGQSHTHSLRRNGTIHHPRTANPDPSCLLTPPNTPLYPEGGGSGGGGGPVPLIGTNVQTNGCTGRTVAECKKTNGLITNGLEGCISGCEFPFPVSSPGVPSLPDDLCVVFVVELDKGPYGLGMGLIDGLHTPLNAPGIYIRTLIPDGPAASDGRLRIGDRILAVNGTSLIGADYQSAVDLIRLGGGRLRFLVAKSDPEVSEKISASSC; encoded by the exons GTCCTGTACCGTACGTTAAGCTACAGAGACCGTGTTCCTACAGACACTGGAACAAACACCCGAGGGGACCGGCGCTCGACGACTGAGCCTCCGGAGCGGCCGGCCGACGACCCGGCTGAGCTCTCCACTCAGAGCTCGGCCCCCGGCGTGTTGAAGATTTTCGGAGATGAAATCTGCGCCGGTGCCAACTACAAGAGCGTCCTGGCCACGCCACGCTCCAGTGCGCAGGAACTTGTGAAAGAGGCACTCGAGCGCTACTCGCTCAACAAGGATGCTGCCCACTCTTATGTCCTGTGTGATGTGATCGGACGTTTCGAGGGAGGGGGCGTGATCggtgggggaggaggaggagggtggcGGACTGAATGCTTACGAGCGCTGGGGGACAATGAAAAGCCGCTGTTGCTCCAAGAGCTGTGGAAACCCCGAGAAGGACACGCACGCCGGTTTGAGCTGCGCAGGAGAGCAGAGGTGGAGGAACTAAATGCTAAGGAGAAGGATACGATCACGGCTG ATATTAATGCCCAGGCTCGTAAGCTCCAGAGGAACAGGGCGAAGGGGACGCTGACCCTGCCCCGATCCAGCAACTCATCCTTCTGTCGCAGCCTCAGCGAGACTAGCCTCAACCAG CTGGGATTGGGAGAGGAGCCCAAGCGTTATTACTCCACCCTGCCAGGACCACTGAGGGGCCGAGAACGAGAAGGGACCTCCAGCAGCCGGAGAAAAGAGGAGGGCAgtcagggaggaggaggaggaggggtgaagCACTCTCTGTACCAGTCCCCTcatcttctgctgcttcagGGATTCAATCGGCAG GACTGCTTGGTGTATCTGCTGAACAGAGAGCAGCACACGGTCGGTCAGGAGACTCCGTCAGCTCGTCCCAACATCTGCCTCTTCTCTCCCGACATCCTGCCGCTCCACTGCCGCTTACGCCGAGTCCCCGCGCCCCGTCGCCACgccagcaacaacaacaagggAGAAGAGCAGGGGGAGAGTCAGCGATTCTGCGTTGCAGTCGAGCCCGTGCTCAACGCCACAGTCCTGGTGAACTTTTCCCGCTGCGAGCGTTCCACCACGCTGCGCCACGGTGACCTCCTTTCTTTCGGAGCACATTACATCTTTCTGTACAAGGACCCCACAGGTTCTAAGCCGCTACCCGCGCAGACCTTGGCACGCCTTCGCACGCTGGGGCAGCTTTATGACGCAGGGGCGGAGGAGGGAGAGGGCGGGGCTCAGACTTGTAAGATGTGCGGCTCCGTGCTGAAGGACAGAGCAGCGCAGGTGTCGAGCGCCCCGGCGGTCAGACGCGGTTTCAAACCTCACCTGGTAAAACCCCGCAGCGTGGGGACGTCAACAGGAGGGCCACTTACTGTGTCAGGGGGTGatggaggagggagaggagctgGAGCAGGTCAGAAaaggaggctgcagctggaGTTTGACCAGGCTCATGAAGACCAGCTGCTAAACAGGATCGTGTCTCTGATAGAACCTGGAG GAGATGACCACAAGCTGACACCTGCCTACCTGCTGTGCATGTGCATACAGCACTCTGCATCGACATTCCCACCTGGAAGTTTCGGAAAACTGCTGCTCAAGATCGTCCGGCGAATCCAGAGCATAGCATGG GAGAAGACAAAGGAGCTGGCGCAGAAGCAAGCTCAGCA CCAAGATCCGGCCTCGCTGTCTCTGCTCAGCATCTCAGACCTGGTCCCAGACCTGCAGACCATTTTCTTCTGGATGTCCAACTCTATCGAGATCCTCTACTTTATACAGCAAAGAGCGccagcatacacacacagcataGAGACACTGcaag GGTCAAAGGAGTCGTTGCTATCAGCGACCATATCAGCCAATGAGGAGGCTATGACAATCTTGGAAGAAGTAATCATGTACACTTTCCAGCAGTGTGTCTACTATATCACCAAG GCTCTTTATGTGGTGTTACCGGGTCTGTTGGACTGTAATCCATTTCCAGTCGACAGCTCTGAGCCCTGCTGGAAAGGAGGCGTGGGGTTTCCCGAACCTGTGCGAAGGGTTTTGCAG gtctTTCAGAGTGCGCAGGAGCTTCTGCAAGGCTACCAGGTTCACCCAGAGATCCAGGCTCAAATGTTTGCttacctcttcttcttctccaacGTGTCACTGTTTAACCAACTGATGGACAAAG GTCCGTCTCGGGGTTGGTTCCAGCGTTCCAAGGTGCTGCAGATTCAGGCGTGCTTGAGGATGGTCATGGAGTGGGCGAGCAGGTCCGGTCTGGGACATCTGGCTGAAAAATTCTTCACCAAACTCAACAGCACAGTGTCCATATTGGCCACACCCCCCCAACAGCTCACTCAG TTGGGGTGGCGAGCGCTGTCCAGTGAGCACCCAACTCTGAAACCAGTCCAGCTCCACCGCATTCTCACTCAGTACCAGCTCACAGCAGAGATAGGCCCCGTTCCAATATGGCAACCCAGTAGCGAGGACGAGCCGTACATATACAGAACAG tcgACCTCCTGGAGAGCTTTGAGAACCACCCTCCAATTGTGCTGCCCAGTTCGGGCTTCAGAGTGGACCTGGACAGCGAGTGTGTAGAAGACAGCATCTACAGACAGCTGCTCTACATCCGCCACTACCTGTGGGGGCTCCGCACCAAGACgcaaacacacaccaacactCCCAGTGTGCAGACACACTCCAAtggaaccaacacagctgactgGCCGGAAGTTCAG AGGGAGCTGCTACCTCCGAGCCACAGCAGTCCTCGTTCAGGGGGTCCAGGGGACGACGGGCCAGGAGAgccaggagaggagagaggacggGACAGACCATCAGgccagtctcacacacacagcctcagACGGAACGGCACCATTCACCACCCTCGAACTGCAAATCCAGACCCGTCCTGCCTCCTGACTCCTCCCAACACTCCCTTGTACCCTGAAGGAGGAGGCAGCGGAGGCGGAGGAGGGCCTGTGCCGCTCATCGGCACCAACGTTCAGACCAACGGCTGCACCGGCAGGACTGTGGCTGAATGTAAAAAGACCAATGGACTCATCACCAACGGACTGGAGG GGTGTATTAGTGGGTGTGAATTCCCTTTCCCTGTATCCTCCCCCGGCGTCCCCTCCCTTCCTGATGACTTGTGTGTGGTGTTTGTAGTGGAACTGGACAAGGGACCCTACGGACTGGGCATGGGACTCATAGACGGCCTG CACACTCCTCTCAACGCTCCAGGCATTTACATCCGGACTCTGATCCCCGATGGACCAGCCGCCTCTGACGGCAGGCTGAGGATCGGAGACCGCATCCTGGCGGTGAACGGTACCAGTCTGATAGGAGCAGACTACCAGAG CGCGGTGGATTTGATTCGTCTGGGAGGGGGTCGACTGCGTTTCCTGGTAGCCAAGTCCGACCCAGAGGTCTCGGAGAAGATCAGCGCCTCCTCCTGCTGA
- the radil gene encoding ras-associating and dilute domain-containing protein isoform X1, which translates to MFYGSSSGASMSLPSKSRLKRQSRTFTQVLYRTLSYRDRVPTDTGTNTRGDRRSTTEPPERPADDPAELSTQSSAPGVLKIFGDEICAGANYKSVLATPRSSAQELVKEALERYSLNKDAAHSYVLCDVIGRFEGGGVIGGGGGGGWRTECLRALGDNEKPLLLQELWKPREGHARRFELRRRAEVEELNAKEKDTITAGPKTPQFLVALMGRSGLGKHRSSPLRCGRVVQSSSKDINAQARKLQRNRAKGTLTLPRSSNSSFCRSLSETSLNQLGLGEEPKRYYSTLPGPLRGREREGTSSSRRKEEGSQGGGGGGVKHSLYQSPHLLLLQGFNRQDCLVYLLNREQHTVGQETPSARPNICLFSPDILPLHCRLRRVPAPRRHASNNNKGEEQGESQRFCVAVEPVLNATVLVNFSRCERSTTLRHGDLLSFGAHYIFLYKDPTGSKPLPAQTLARLRTLGQLYDAGAEEGEGGAQTCKMCGSVLKDRAAQVSSAPAVRRGFKPHLVKPRSVGTSTGGPLTVSGGDGGGRGAGAGQKRRLQLEFDQAHEDQLLNRIVSLIEPGGDDHKLTPAYLLCMCIQHSASTFPPGSFGKLLLKIVRRIQSIAWEKTKELAQKQAQHSQDPASLSLLSISDLVPDLQTIFFWMSNSIEILYFIQQRAPAYTHSIETLQGSKESLLSATISANEEAMTILEEVIMYTFQQCVYYITKALYVVLPGLLDCNPFPVDSSEPCWKGGVGFPEPVRRVLQVFQSAQELLQGYQVHPEIQAQMFAYLFFFSNVSLFNQLMDKGPSRGWFQRSKVLQIQACLRMVMEWASRSGLGHLAEKFFTKLNSTVSILATPPQQLTQLGWRALSSEHPTLKPVQLHRILTQYQLTAEIGPVPIWQPSSEDEPYIYRTVDLLESFENHPPIVLPSSGFRVDLDSECVEDSIYRQLLYIRHYLWGLRTKTQTHTNTPSVQTHSNGTNTADWPEVQRELLPPSHSSPRSGGPGDDGPGEPGEERGRDRPSGQSHTHSLRRNGTIHHPRTANPDPSCLLTPPNTPLYPEGGGSGGGGGPVPLIGTNVQTNGCTGRTVAECKKTNGLITNGLEGCISGCEFPFPVSSPGVPSLPDDLCVVFVVELDKGPYGLGMGLIDGLHTPLNAPGIYIRTLIPDGPAASDGRLRIGDRILAVNGTSLIGADYQSAVDLIRLGGGRLRFLVAKSDPEVSEKISASSC; encoded by the exons GTCCTGTACCGTACGTTAAGCTACAGAGACCGTGTTCCTACAGACACTGGAACAAACACCCGAGGGGACCGGCGCTCGACGACTGAGCCTCCGGAGCGGCCGGCCGACGACCCGGCTGAGCTCTCCACTCAGAGCTCGGCCCCCGGCGTGTTGAAGATTTTCGGAGATGAAATCTGCGCCGGTGCCAACTACAAGAGCGTCCTGGCCACGCCACGCTCCAGTGCGCAGGAACTTGTGAAAGAGGCACTCGAGCGCTACTCGCTCAACAAGGATGCTGCCCACTCTTATGTCCTGTGTGATGTGATCGGACGTTTCGAGGGAGGGGGCGTGATCggtgggggaggaggaggagggtggcGGACTGAATGCTTACGAGCGCTGGGGGACAATGAAAAGCCGCTGTTGCTCCAAGAGCTGTGGAAACCCCGAGAAGGACACGCACGCCGGTTTGAGCTGCGCAGGAGAGCAGAGGTGGAGGAACTAAATGCTAAGGAGAAGGATACGATCACGGCTG GGCCCAAAACCCCACAATTCCTGGTGGCTCTAATGGGTCGGTCTGGGCTGGGCAAACACAGGAGCTCCCCCCTGCGGTGTGGTCGAGTGGTACAGTCCAGCTCTAAAG ATATTAATGCCCAGGCTCGTAAGCTCCAGAGGAACAGGGCGAAGGGGACGCTGACCCTGCCCCGATCCAGCAACTCATCCTTCTGTCGCAGCCTCAGCGAGACTAGCCTCAACCAG CTGGGATTGGGAGAGGAGCCCAAGCGTTATTACTCCACCCTGCCAGGACCACTGAGGGGCCGAGAACGAGAAGGGACCTCCAGCAGCCGGAGAAAAGAGGAGGGCAgtcagggaggaggaggaggaggggtgaagCACTCTCTGTACCAGTCCCCTcatcttctgctgcttcagGGATTCAATCGGCAG GACTGCTTGGTGTATCTGCTGAACAGAGAGCAGCACACGGTCGGTCAGGAGACTCCGTCAGCTCGTCCCAACATCTGCCTCTTCTCTCCCGACATCCTGCCGCTCCACTGCCGCTTACGCCGAGTCCCCGCGCCCCGTCGCCACgccagcaacaacaacaagggAGAAGAGCAGGGGGAGAGTCAGCGATTCTGCGTTGCAGTCGAGCCCGTGCTCAACGCCACAGTCCTGGTGAACTTTTCCCGCTGCGAGCGTTCCACCACGCTGCGCCACGGTGACCTCCTTTCTTTCGGAGCACATTACATCTTTCTGTACAAGGACCCCACAGGTTCTAAGCCGCTACCCGCGCAGACCTTGGCACGCCTTCGCACGCTGGGGCAGCTTTATGACGCAGGGGCGGAGGAGGGAGAGGGCGGGGCTCAGACTTGTAAGATGTGCGGCTCCGTGCTGAAGGACAGAGCAGCGCAGGTGTCGAGCGCCCCGGCGGTCAGACGCGGTTTCAAACCTCACCTGGTAAAACCCCGCAGCGTGGGGACGTCAACAGGAGGGCCACTTACTGTGTCAGGGGGTGatggaggagggagaggagctgGAGCAGGTCAGAAaaggaggctgcagctggaGTTTGACCAGGCTCATGAAGACCAGCTGCTAAACAGGATCGTGTCTCTGATAGAACCTGGAG GAGATGACCACAAGCTGACACCTGCCTACCTGCTGTGCATGTGCATACAGCACTCTGCATCGACATTCCCACCTGGAAGTTTCGGAAAACTGCTGCTCAAGATCGTCCGGCGAATCCAGAGCATAGCATGG GAGAAGACAAAGGAGCTGGCGCAGAAGCAAGCTCAGCA TAGCCAAGATCCGGCCTCGCTGTCTCTGCTCAGCATCTCAGACCTGGTCCCAGACCTGCAGACCATTTTCTTCTGGATGTCCAACTCTATCGAGATCCTCTACTTTATACAGCAAAGAGCGccagcatacacacacagcataGAGACACTGcaag GGTCAAAGGAGTCGTTGCTATCAGCGACCATATCAGCCAATGAGGAGGCTATGACAATCTTGGAAGAAGTAATCATGTACACTTTCCAGCAGTGTGTCTACTATATCACCAAG GCTCTTTATGTGGTGTTACCGGGTCTGTTGGACTGTAATCCATTTCCAGTCGACAGCTCTGAGCCCTGCTGGAAAGGAGGCGTGGGGTTTCCCGAACCTGTGCGAAGGGTTTTGCAG gtctTTCAGAGTGCGCAGGAGCTTCTGCAAGGCTACCAGGTTCACCCAGAGATCCAGGCTCAAATGTTTGCttacctcttcttcttctccaacGTGTCACTGTTTAACCAACTGATGGACAAAG GTCCGTCTCGGGGTTGGTTCCAGCGTTCCAAGGTGCTGCAGATTCAGGCGTGCTTGAGGATGGTCATGGAGTGGGCGAGCAGGTCCGGTCTGGGACATCTGGCTGAAAAATTCTTCACCAAACTCAACAGCACAGTGTCCATATTGGCCACACCCCCCCAACAGCTCACTCAG TTGGGGTGGCGAGCGCTGTCCAGTGAGCACCCAACTCTGAAACCAGTCCAGCTCCACCGCATTCTCACTCAGTACCAGCTCACAGCAGAGATAGGCCCCGTTCCAATATGGCAACCCAGTAGCGAGGACGAGCCGTACATATACAGAACAG tcgACCTCCTGGAGAGCTTTGAGAACCACCCTCCAATTGTGCTGCCCAGTTCGGGCTTCAGAGTGGACCTGGACAGCGAGTGTGTAGAAGACAGCATCTACAGACAGCTGCTCTACATCCGCCACTACCTGTGGGGGCTCCGCACCAAGACgcaaacacacaccaacactCCCAGTGTGCAGACACACTCCAAtggaaccaacacagctgactgGCCGGAAGTTCAG AGGGAGCTGCTACCTCCGAGCCACAGCAGTCCTCGTTCAGGGGGTCCAGGGGACGACGGGCCAGGAGAgccaggagaggagagaggacggGACAGACCATCAGgccagtctcacacacacagcctcagACGGAACGGCACCATTCACCACCCTCGAACTGCAAATCCAGACCCGTCCTGCCTCCTGACTCCTCCCAACACTCCCTTGTACCCTGAAGGAGGAGGCAGCGGAGGCGGAGGAGGGCCTGTGCCGCTCATCGGCACCAACGTTCAGACCAACGGCTGCACCGGCAGGACTGTGGCTGAATGTAAAAAGACCAATGGACTCATCACCAACGGACTGGAGG GGTGTATTAGTGGGTGTGAATTCCCTTTCCCTGTATCCTCCCCCGGCGTCCCCTCCCTTCCTGATGACTTGTGTGTGGTGTTTGTAGTGGAACTGGACAAGGGACCCTACGGACTGGGCATGGGACTCATAGACGGCCTG CACACTCCTCTCAACGCTCCAGGCATTTACATCCGGACTCTGATCCCCGATGGACCAGCCGCCTCTGACGGCAGGCTGAGGATCGGAGACCGCATCCTGGCGGTGAACGGTACCAGTCTGATAGGAGCAGACTACCAGAG CGCGGTGGATTTGATTCGTCTGGGAGGGGGTCGACTGCGTTTCCTGGTAGCCAAGTCCGACCCAGAGGTCTCGGAGAAGATCAGCGCCTCCTCCTGCTGA
- the radil gene encoding ras-associating and dilute domain-containing protein isoform X3, whose protein sequence is MFYGSSSGASMSLPSKSRLKRQSRTFTQVLYRTLSYRDRVPTDTGTNTRGDRRSTTEPPERPADDPAELSTQSSAPGVLKIFGDEICAGANYKSVLATPRSSAQELVKEALERYSLNKDAAHSYVLCDVIGRFEGGGVIGGGGGGGWRTECLRALGDNEKPLLLQELWKPREGHARRFELRRRAEVEELNAKEKDTITAGPKTPQFLVALMGRSGLGKHRSSPLRCGRVVQSSSKDINAQARKLQRNRAKGTLTLPRSSNSSFCRSLSETSLNQLGLGEEPKRYYSTLPGPLRGREREGTSSSRRKEEGSQGGGGGGVKHSLYQSPHLLLLQGFNRQDCLVYLLNREQHTVGQETPSARPNICLFSPDILPLHCRLRRVPAPRRHASNNNKGEEQGESQRFCVAVEPVLNATVLVNFSRCERSTTLRHGDLLSFGAHYIFLYKDPTGSKPLPAQTLARLRTLGQLYDAGAEEGEGGAQTCKMCGSVLKDRAAQVSSAPAVRRGFKPHLVKPRSVGTSTGGPLTVSGGDGGGRGAGAGQKRRLQLEFDQAHEDQLLNRIVSLIEPGGDDHKLTPAYLLCMCIQHSASTFPPGSFGKLLLKIVRRIQSIAWEKTKELAQKQAQHSQDPASLSLLSISDLVPDLQTIFFWMSNSIEILYFIQQRAPAYTHSIETLQGSKESLLSATISANEEAMTILEEVIMYTFQQCVYYITKALYVVLPGLLDCNPFPVDSSEPCWKGGVGFPEPVRRVLQVFQSAQELLQGYQVHPEIQAQMFAYLFFFSNVSLFNQLMDKGPSRGWFQRSKVLQIQACLRMVMEWASRSGLGHLAEKFFTKLNSTVSILATPPQQLTQLGWRALSSEHPTLKPVQLHRILTQYQLTAEIGPVPIWQPSSEDEPYIYRTVDLLESFENHPPIVLPSSGFRVDLDSECVEDSIYRQLLYIRHYLWGLRTKTQTHTNTPSVQTHSNGTNTADWPEVQRELLPPSHSSPRSGGPGDDGPGEPGEERGRDRPSGQSHTHSLRRNGTIHHPRTANPDPSCLLTPPNTPLYPEGGGSGGGGGPVPLIGTNVQTNGCTGRTVAECKKTNGLITNGLEVELDKGPYGLGMGLIDGLHTPLNAPGIYIRTLIPDGPAASDGRLRIGDRILAVNGTSLIGADYQSAVDLIRLGGGRLRFLVAKSDPEVSEKISASSC, encoded by the exons GTCCTGTACCGTACGTTAAGCTACAGAGACCGTGTTCCTACAGACACTGGAACAAACACCCGAGGGGACCGGCGCTCGACGACTGAGCCTCCGGAGCGGCCGGCCGACGACCCGGCTGAGCTCTCCACTCAGAGCTCGGCCCCCGGCGTGTTGAAGATTTTCGGAGATGAAATCTGCGCCGGTGCCAACTACAAGAGCGTCCTGGCCACGCCACGCTCCAGTGCGCAGGAACTTGTGAAAGAGGCACTCGAGCGCTACTCGCTCAACAAGGATGCTGCCCACTCTTATGTCCTGTGTGATGTGATCGGACGTTTCGAGGGAGGGGGCGTGATCggtgggggaggaggaggagggtggcGGACTGAATGCTTACGAGCGCTGGGGGACAATGAAAAGCCGCTGTTGCTCCAAGAGCTGTGGAAACCCCGAGAAGGACACGCACGCCGGTTTGAGCTGCGCAGGAGAGCAGAGGTGGAGGAACTAAATGCTAAGGAGAAGGATACGATCACGGCTG GGCCCAAAACCCCACAATTCCTGGTGGCTCTAATGGGTCGGTCTGGGCTGGGCAAACACAGGAGCTCCCCCCTGCGGTGTGGTCGAGTGGTACAGTCCAGCTCTAAAG ATATTAATGCCCAGGCTCGTAAGCTCCAGAGGAACAGGGCGAAGGGGACGCTGACCCTGCCCCGATCCAGCAACTCATCCTTCTGTCGCAGCCTCAGCGAGACTAGCCTCAACCAG CTGGGATTGGGAGAGGAGCCCAAGCGTTATTACTCCACCCTGCCAGGACCACTGAGGGGCCGAGAACGAGAAGGGACCTCCAGCAGCCGGAGAAAAGAGGAGGGCAgtcagggaggaggaggaggaggggtgaagCACTCTCTGTACCAGTCCCCTcatcttctgctgcttcagGGATTCAATCGGCAG GACTGCTTGGTGTATCTGCTGAACAGAGAGCAGCACACGGTCGGTCAGGAGACTCCGTCAGCTCGTCCCAACATCTGCCTCTTCTCTCCCGACATCCTGCCGCTCCACTGCCGCTTACGCCGAGTCCCCGCGCCCCGTCGCCACgccagcaacaacaacaagggAGAAGAGCAGGGGGAGAGTCAGCGATTCTGCGTTGCAGTCGAGCCCGTGCTCAACGCCACAGTCCTGGTGAACTTTTCCCGCTGCGAGCGTTCCACCACGCTGCGCCACGGTGACCTCCTTTCTTTCGGAGCACATTACATCTTTCTGTACAAGGACCCCACAGGTTCTAAGCCGCTACCCGCGCAGACCTTGGCACGCCTTCGCACGCTGGGGCAGCTTTATGACGCAGGGGCGGAGGAGGGAGAGGGCGGGGCTCAGACTTGTAAGATGTGCGGCTCCGTGCTGAAGGACAGAGCAGCGCAGGTGTCGAGCGCCCCGGCGGTCAGACGCGGTTTCAAACCTCACCTGGTAAAACCCCGCAGCGTGGGGACGTCAACAGGAGGGCCACTTACTGTGTCAGGGGGTGatggaggagggagaggagctgGAGCAGGTCAGAAaaggaggctgcagctggaGTTTGACCAGGCTCATGAAGACCAGCTGCTAAACAGGATCGTGTCTCTGATAGAACCTGGAG GAGATGACCACAAGCTGACACCTGCCTACCTGCTGTGCATGTGCATACAGCACTCTGCATCGACATTCCCACCTGGAAGTTTCGGAAAACTGCTGCTCAAGATCGTCCGGCGAATCCAGAGCATAGCATGG GAGAAGACAAAGGAGCTGGCGCAGAAGCAAGCTCAGCA TAGCCAAGATCCGGCCTCGCTGTCTCTGCTCAGCATCTCAGACCTGGTCCCAGACCTGCAGACCATTTTCTTCTGGATGTCCAACTCTATCGAGATCCTCTACTTTATACAGCAAAGAGCGccagcatacacacacagcataGAGACACTGcaag GGTCAAAGGAGTCGTTGCTATCAGCGACCATATCAGCCAATGAGGAGGCTATGACAATCTTGGAAGAAGTAATCATGTACACTTTCCAGCAGTGTGTCTACTATATCACCAAG GCTCTTTATGTGGTGTTACCGGGTCTGTTGGACTGTAATCCATTTCCAGTCGACAGCTCTGAGCCCTGCTGGAAAGGAGGCGTGGGGTTTCCCGAACCTGTGCGAAGGGTTTTGCAG gtctTTCAGAGTGCGCAGGAGCTTCTGCAAGGCTACCAGGTTCACCCAGAGATCCAGGCTCAAATGTTTGCttacctcttcttcttctccaacGTGTCACTGTTTAACCAACTGATGGACAAAG GTCCGTCTCGGGGTTGGTTCCAGCGTTCCAAGGTGCTGCAGATTCAGGCGTGCTTGAGGATGGTCATGGAGTGGGCGAGCAGGTCCGGTCTGGGACATCTGGCTGAAAAATTCTTCACCAAACTCAACAGCACAGTGTCCATATTGGCCACACCCCCCCAACAGCTCACTCAG TTGGGGTGGCGAGCGCTGTCCAGTGAGCACCCAACTCTGAAACCAGTCCAGCTCCACCGCATTCTCACTCAGTACCAGCTCACAGCAGAGATAGGCCCCGTTCCAATATGGCAACCCAGTAGCGAGGACGAGCCGTACATATACAGAACAG tcgACCTCCTGGAGAGCTTTGAGAACCACCCTCCAATTGTGCTGCCCAGTTCGGGCTTCAGAGTGGACCTGGACAGCGAGTGTGTAGAAGACAGCATCTACAGACAGCTGCTCTACATCCGCCACTACCTGTGGGGGCTCCGCACCAAGACgcaaacacacaccaacactCCCAGTGTGCAGACACACTCCAAtggaaccaacacagctgactgGCCGGAAGTTCAG AGGGAGCTGCTACCTCCGAGCCACAGCAGTCCTCGTTCAGGGGGTCCAGGGGACGACGGGCCAGGAGAgccaggagaggagagaggacggGACAGACCATCAGgccagtctcacacacacagcctcagACGGAACGGCACCATTCACCACCCTCGAACTGCAAATCCAGACCCGTCCTGCCTCCTGACTCCTCCCAACACTCCCTTGTACCCTGAAGGAGGAGGCAGCGGAGGCGGAGGAGGGCCTGTGCCGCTCATCGGCACCAACGTTCAGACCAACGGCTGCACCGGCAGGACTGTGGCTGAATGTAAAAAGACCAATGGACTCATCACCAACGGACTGGAGG TGGAACTGGACAAGGGACCCTACGGACTGGGCATGGGACTCATAGACGGCCTG CACACTCCTCTCAACGCTCCAGGCATTTACATCCGGACTCTGATCCCCGATGGACCAGCCGCCTCTGACGGCAGGCTGAGGATCGGAGACCGCATCCTGGCGGTGAACGGTACCAGTCTGATAGGAGCAGACTACCAGAG CGCGGTGGATTTGATTCGTCTGGGAGGGGGTCGACTGCGTTTCCTGGTAGCCAAGTCCGACCCAGAGGTCTCGGAGAAGATCAGCGCCTCCTCCTGCTGA